CGAGCGCCTGCTGACCGGGCTGTACCCGCGACGCATCCGGTGGACAGCGCCGACGCTGGAAGTCGCCATGGCCTCCGGCATGCAAGGCGACCTGCGGCTGGAGGGTCAGGGGCTGCTGCTGGTGCCCTCACTGTTCGGGTCTGAATCACCGGTCATCGACCCCGATGCCGAGCCCCAGCCCTTCCTGACCTACCCCGCCAACTCCGGTACTGCCCTCACCCCCCTGACCCCCGTCTCCGCGGAATCCGCGGCCGCAAGCGCCCCCGAGGCTCTGACCGCGCTGTTGGGCCGGACCCGCGCCGCAGTCCTCCATGCCATCGCCACCCATCCCGGATGCAACACGGCCGAACTCGCCGGCGTTCTCGGCATCGGCGCCTCAGGCGCCAGCCAACACGCCACCGTCCTACGACAGGCCGGACTGGTCACCACCCTCCGGCACCGCAACAGCGCGGTGCACACCCCCACCAGCACCGGGCTCAGCCTCCTCATGCTGCACAGCTGAAGGCCGCCGTCAGCCAACCAAGGGGTTGGGTTTGCGGGGTGCACACTACGAGGGTTCGGCCCTTGAGGCCGGACTCGTTCAAAGTCCAGCCGTCCAATGAGTTCCGGGACACCTCCGCTCCCGCCAGCACACAAACCTGCTGACCAGTGGACCGCCCTGCATCCGGGCCAGGACAGCAACAGCTCGTACCACGCCGCGCAGATCGCTCCTCCGCGTCGACAGGACGGCGTTCAACCGGCCCACGCAACGCGCCTCGGAACTGCATCATCGGTGCCCTGAGGCATGACCCGGCCAGACCGGGTGTGATCGATACGATGGCCGAGCCCGGCCCTCGCCCCAACGAGAGGAACCCGCGTTGAGCCAGTGCTGTTCGGCCCGTGCTGCGGTGTTCTCGGCCGGGTCCTGGGGCACCGCAGCAGCAAAGATCCTGGCCGACGCCGGCACAGGCGTGGTCCTGCACGCCCGCCGTAGTGAAATCGCCGAGGCGATCAACACCCACCACCACAACCCCGGCTACTTCCCGGACGTCGAGCTGCCCGCAGGCCTGACCGCGACGACCGACCCGGCTGCCGCGCTGGACGGCGCGGACTTCATGGTGCTGTCCATCCCGGCGCAGAGTCTGCGGGCGAACCTCGCCGCGTGGGCGCCGCACATCGGGCCCGCAACGGTGATCGTGTCGCTGATGAAAGGCATCGAGCAGGACAGCCACCTGCGGGCAAGCCAGATCATCACCGAGGTGGCCGGCGTCCGTACGCAGCGGGTCGCGGTGCTTTCGGGGCCGAACCTGGCGCGCGAGATCATGGAAGGCCAGCCCGCCGCGGCCACTGTCGCCTGCACAGACGAAAACGCCGCCCACCGCTTCCAGCAGGCGTGCCACACCTCATACTTCCGCCCTTACACCAGCACTGACGTGACAGGCTGCGAGCTGGGCGGCGCGGTGAAGAACGTCATCGCCCTCGCGGTCGGTATCGCCTCGGGCATGGGACTGGGGGACAACGCCACGGCCATGCTCATCACCCGCGGCCTGGCCGAGACCACCCGGCTGGGGACAGCTATGGGCGCCCACCCAGCCACCCTCGCCGGCCTGTCCGGCCTGGGCGACCTGGTGGCCACCTGCTCGTCCCCGCTCTCGCGCAACCGCACCTTCGGCACGCACCTCGGCCGGGGCCTGAGCGTCGAAGAAGCAACCGCCCTCACCCGCCAGACCACCGAAGGCGTCAAATCCGCGCAAGCGATCCTCGCCCTCGCCCAGGCCCACGACGTCGAAATGCCCATCACGGAAGTGATCTCCGACCTCCTGCACGCGAAGGTCACCCTCAACAGGGCCGCGGCCGCGCTGATGCAGCGGCCCCCCAAGCCCGAGCGCTGACACCCGCAGCCCCACGACACGGGGCTGCGGTTCGACGACGCGCCAGGCGCTATCCGAACCGGTCAAGGTGATGCGGTCTACGGCCTGTTGCTCGCGCTGTCCGCGTATCGGCCATTTCCGGCCCGGCGCCGAGCCAAGCCACTCCAGGGATCCCTCGCCCCCGAAGTTCCCTCACCCAGGAAATAGCGGGCTCCCCAGCACGACCGAACGACGTGTATTCGATATCGCGGCCGGGTCGTTGGACCTCACGACTCCGACACAGCGACCGTCCCAGGGGGAACGATGACCTCGGCCGGACGCCGGATAGCCTGCCCGGACACGACACGGACGTACCGCAGAGTGCGGGCGTACGGACGTGCTGAAGTGCGGCAGCGGCAACGGCCTCGGGCCGCTGCCCGACGACACTACGGCGCACCTCGACGCCTGCTACGACTCGGACAAGATCCGCGCCGAGCTCACCGCCCGCGACCTGCGCGGTCGCATCGCGCACAAGGGCGAGAAGGCGCCGATCCAGGCAAGCCGGCCGTGGCATGTCGAGCGCACACAGGCCTGGCAGAACGCGTTCTGCCGCCTTGCCCGCTGCTACGAACGCCGCAGTACCGTCATCAACGCCCTCTTCGACCTCGCAGCGACGATCATCACCGTCCGTAGCCTGATCCGACGAGCCTGGATCACCCACCGCTGGGACCACCGGCCCAAGCGACGCCCATGAACACCCGCCTGTCTGCGCGAGGACTCTGCTGGAGCACAAGCCGCTCCTGACCGACACTGCGCTCCTCGATCGCGGCCTGCAACCGCGCGGCCGGGCTGAAGTGGCCGCTCCCCACTACCGTCCATGAACACGCACCCCGTGTCCGCGTTCTGCGGGAGCGGCACCCGGACTGGCCAGATCACACGGCCAGCTCGGTCACGAGCGGCCTGTGGTCCGAGAACGGCATGGACGGTGTACTCGTACCGCGCACCGCATCCCGGGGAATCCCGCCCGTCAGAATTCGGTCGAACCGCACTCGCGGACGATGGGACGGATAGGTGGGCTCGCCCCCCAGGTCCCTCCAGGCGCTGTAGCCGTCCCGCCCGCAGCGGGACAGACGGTCCATCCGTGCGGTCCCGGCGAGCACCAGCCGGGGCAGCGGTCCCACCATGTTGAGGTCACCCGCCACGATGTGCGGTCCCGGCAGGCCAGACACCCAGCGGCGGATCCCCGCGAGCTGGACCGCGTTCCAGCCGGGAACAAAGGACAGGTGCACCGCCACCACCGTGAACAGGCCGTATTTCCCCTCCACCACAGCGGCCAGCGCAGCGCGCGGCCGATCCCTTGCCCAGCTCAGACCGGGCCGCCCCGCCACACGCAGCGGCATCCGCACGCTCACCGGCGCCAGCTGCCGCGCATACCATCCGCGTATCGGGAGCCGGGAGAGCAAGGCAAGACCGTGCGAGGAGCGGCCGGCCCGGGCCGAATCTTCCCCCGGGCCATACACGCGGAGACCAGCTGCTTCGGGGTCGAGTGCCCACCCCCGGCCTGGTACCGGGACGCCGTGCAGTGCTGACGCATACCGCCAGTCGCCCGCGCCCATGCCCCCCGCCGCAGCGGCGGCTTGATCTACGCGGCCAGAACGCTCCTGGAACCGATCGACTTCCTGTAGCACCAGGACATCGACGCCCAGAGACCCGACAGCGTCGGCGAGCAGTCCACGCTCGGAAGCACCAGGCCGAACCAGCCGACCAGACCCGACCGGCCGACCATGCAGGATATTGAACGTCGCGAGTCTCACCCGCCCGGAGTGTACAACGAGCCCACAGACCGGACTTGAGACCGACAACCCCGCATGCCTACTTGCGCAGCCTCTTAGTTCGGAGATGCCGAACGCGGAGATCGGCAAGGGCTACGAGTACGCCAGGGACCAGGTCGTCGCCATCAGCGACGAGGAACTACGCGACCTGCCGCTGCCGACAGCGAAGGCCTTCGAGATCGACGCCTTCATCGCGGCCGACGACATCGACCTGATCCGGATCGGCGAGGGCTACTACCTCTCCCCCGACGGCCAGGTCGCAACCAAGCCCTACAACCTGCTCCGCGAAGCGCTGGCCCGTTCGGCGAAGGCCATCGCCACATACGCGTGGTCCGGGCGTGAACGGCTCGGCATGCTCCGGGTCCGCGGCGACGCCATCGTCCAGCACGCCATGCACTGGCCCGACGAGATCCGCGACCCCACCGAGCTCCTCCCCGAGCCCGTGGACGTGTCCGAGGAGGAGATCAAGGACGCGCTCGCCCTGATGGAGTCGATGTCTCGCGACGACCTCGAGGGCGACGACTTCAAGGACACCTACACCGAGGCCTTGGAGAAGATCATCGAAGCCAAGCGGGAAGAGAAACCGCTCCCCGAGGCGCCCGAGCCGGAGAAGCCGCGACGGGTCCTCGACCTGATGGCCGCGCTCGAGGAGTCCGTGTCCAATGCGGCGAAGGCCTCCCGCGGCGAGAACGCCGACGTCCGCGAACTGCCGAAGCCGAGGAAGAAGACGGACGCGATGAAGACGACGGCGAAGAAGACCACGGCGAAGAAGGCAACCTCGAGGAAGCCACGCCGCAGTGCCTGAACCCCCCGGCCACATTTCCACGGCGTTCTTACCGCATCGCTGGCAGCGAGGGGCATGCTCTCGACATGAGCCACGACCCGACGGCCAAGGCACGACGGTGCAGTACGAGCGGGAGGCGGCGTGGGTCGTCGTCGCACACGGCGACTACGACACCACCAGCATCGCCCCGCTCGAGGAAGCACTCGACACCACCGCGCCCAAGCACTCCCGCGTGGTGATCGACGCCTCCGGCGTCTCCTTCGCCGACTCCACCTCCCTCAACCTGCTGCTGCGCATCCACCACCTGACCTCGCTACGCGTGGCAGGCCCACCCCGCCACCTACGGCGTCTCTTCGGGATCACCGGCGCCGACACCGTGCTCGACACCCGCGAGAACATCCAGAACGCCCTGACCTGACCCAACAGCACCCCGGCCCTCGGTATGCCTCCCAACGCACCCGCCTCCCGGCTCCTCCACGGGAGGCCACGCGGCTTGCTCCCCATACGCCCGGCCGCCCCCCGACCACGGCAGGTCAGATCCGCATTCCGACGTGGTCAGGGTGACTCGGTGACGCTGCCCCGATCGAACCGGCAAGCCCGTACACCTAGAATCAAATACGTGTTCGATGACCTGCCCGAGGACCTGCCCCGCCTGGAGACGCTAGAAGTTATGTGGAATCAGCCTGGGTGATCCTGTAGCCCGGCTTCATCCACGATCCTGGGGAACGGCTTGAGCAGTACATCGGTACTCATGGCCAAGTGGCCGGTGCTGGCACGAAACGATCACGCAGCTACCTGGCTGCAAGCCTGGGAAGACCTCGGGCGCGCGCCAGGGACTTTGGACGCCTACGCCCGGGGACTCGCGGAATACCTCGCGCTGTGTGAGCGAGAAGCGGTCGATCCGCTGTCTGCCGGCCGCGCGCACGTGGGTGTGTTCGTTCGCGAGCTGACGTCTCGGCCGCACCGGCGCGGGGCGAACGTCGTCTCGATCGAGTCGGGGGCCGGCCTGGCGAACGCGACGATCCAGCAACGCCTGGTACCGGTACGCCTGTTCTACGACTTCCTCATCGAGGAAGGCCTGCGCGAGTCGAACCCCGTGGGCCGCGGGCGGTACACGCCTGGCCGACGCGGGAGCCACCAGGAGCGAGGCTTGGTGCCGCGGTTCTCCAAGCTGCCCTGGCTCCCGACCGAGCGGCAGTGGCTTGACCTGCTGGAGGTGGCACGGCGTGAACCGGTGCGTAACCGGGTGATGCTGGCGCTCGCCTACGATGCGGCGCTGCGCCGGGAGGAGCTGTGCTCGCTGCGCACCGATGATCTGGATCCGGCGCACCGGACGCTGCGGGTGCGTGCGGAGACGACGAAGAACCGGCTGGCACGCGTGGTGCCGTACTCCGCGCCGACGAGCGTGCTGCTGGCCGACTACCTCGCGCACCGCGCGACGGTCAGCCGGGCCCGGGGGCCACTGTTCCTGTCGGAGTCTCGGCGCAACCATGGCCAGCCGCTGACTCTGTGGACCTGGTCGAAGGTGGTACGCCGTCTCGCCCTGGCGGCCGGCGTCGAGCGGTTCTCCACCCACACCACTCGCCATCTGTGCCTGACCGATCTGGCGCGGATGGGCTGGGAGTTGCACGCCATCGCCTCCTTCGCCGGGCACCGGCACATTGACACGACCCTGCAGTACATCCACCTCTCCGGCCGTGACCTCGCCGAGAAGCTGAAGAGCGGGATGGACCACATTCACGCCTGGCGGGTCCAGATGCTCGCTGGCCCGGACACGTCGCAGGCCGGGGCGGGAGGAGGCTCGCTATGACGGCTGCGTCCCTGCCCGAGGACTCCCCCGGGCGCTGGCACTCCCCGATCGACCTGCGTCACTACGACCGCTCACCTGCGCTGGCAGGAGCGGAGCAGCGTGCCATTCGCGAGCTGGGCTTGCGCAACCTGCGCCGACAGCGATATCACGACCCTGATGCCCCGCAGTGGGCTGACATCAGCCGTCTCACACGCCCTCTGCAGGACATCAACGCCAGTTTCGACGTGCCGCGCACTGAGTATGGACGGCGGGTCATGAACGACGCCGCCGCCGTGGTGCTATTGCGGTGCGCGGATGTCGGACGTGCGTACTGGGACTGGGACGGTGAGGAATGGCTGAGGTTCCTCGGCCACCATCACCGGGCGTTTCAAGAGCAGGTGCCCGACTGGACCGCGGGATCCGTGCGCCCGACTCTGTGCGGGTACGCCTACCACCTGGAACGCTTCACCGGTTTCCACCGGCTCGGACACTTCGACCGGCTGTCGCTCGCCTGCCGCGTCTTCGGCCGCCACCTCGTCGAAGCGGAGATCGGACAGGTCCGTACCGTGCTGACCGGCTGGGGCTACCAGTACGGCCAGGACCACGACAAGAACGTGCCCTCGGTGCTGAGCCAACTCTTCCTGCTCAACCGCAGCCCCCACAGCAGCGACCTCACCACCGCGTTCTTCGACCGAGTCCGGCGAGCGCATCTCCTGACCGACGAGAGCATGAAAGTCCTGTACGCGGTACAACGCGCCGTGGCAGCCCTCGGCTTCTGCGACCCGCCCCCCGCGACCTCCGGCTCTGACGTGGTCAGCCACGACGGAGTGCCCCCAGTCTGGGCCCAATGGGTGGAACGCTGGTACGCCACCGCGACGATGACCCACCGCGCCCGCCTGCACTACCGGGCCGCGCTGCTGAAGACCGGACGGTGGATCGCCGCGCACCAGCCGGAAGCCGCCGACCCCGCACTATGGACGCGGCAGACGTGCGCGGCCTGGATCGCAGCCGTCGACCGCATGAAGATCGGCGACCACGTCGTACGCACCAGCAGCTTCCGGGAACGTCTGGGCCAGCCGCTCCAGGCCGCCTCGAAGGCCGGCCTCATCCGCGCCGTGAGGGTCTTCTTCCGCGACATCCAGGACTGGCAGTGGGTGCGCCTCGGTTTCGATCCTCTCCGCGCGCTCTCCGTGCCCCGCACCATCAGCGCCCTGGTCGGCCCGAATCCACGCGTGATCGCCGACGACATCTGGGCCAAGCTGCTGTGGGCCGGACTCAACCTGGAATCCGCCGACCTTCCCCGTGGCAAAGCCGGTCCCATCTACCCCCTGGAACTCGTCCGAGCCGTCACGCTGACCTGGCTGTTCGCCGGGCAGCGCAGCAACGAGATCGCACGGCTGCGTCTCGGCTGCATCCGCTGGCAGCACAACGGCAATCCCGTCGCCGGCGACTCCGAACGCATCCTCGCGCGGGACGCTGTCTGCCTGCTGGACGTTCCCGCGCACAAGACCGGGACGGCGTTCACCAAACCGGTCGACCCGCTGCTCGGCCAGGCCATCAACGCCTGGGAAGCACTCCGCCCCCAGCAGCCGAAGCGGACCGACCAACGCACCGGAGAACAGGTCGACTTCCTCTTCGCCTACCGCGCCCGCGCCGTCTCCAGCGGCTACATCAACAGCAGCATCATCCCCATGCTCTGCCGCAAGGCCGGCGTCCCGGCCGCCGACGTCCGCGGCAACATCACCAGCCACCGCGCCCGCTCCACCATCGCCAGCCAGCTCTACAACGCCAAAGAACCCATGACCCTCTTCGAGCTGCAGGCCTGGCTCGGCCACCGCTCACCGGAATCCACCCAGCACTACGCGAAGATCAGCCCCAACACCCTGACCAAGGCATACGAGGACGCCGGGTACTTCGCCCGCAACGTGCGCACCATCGAAGTCCTCGTCGACCGCGACGCCGTCACCTCCGGCGCGGCAGCAGCCGGGGAACCGTGGCAGCACTACGACCTCGGGCACGGCTACTGCACGTACACATTCTTCGAGCAGTGCTCGCACCGCATGGCCTGCGCCCGCTGCGATTTCTACACCCCCAAAAGCTCCAGCAAAGCTCAGCTCTTGGAAGCGAAGGCCAACCTGCAGCACATGCGGGCCGCCATCCCACTGACCGACGAAGAACAAGCCGCCGTCGACGACGGTCAAGCCGCCCTCAGCCGGCTCCTGGAACGTCTCGCGGACGTCCCCACGCCATCCGGCGCCACCCCGCGCCAGCTCCTGCCAATTATTGAGCTGCCGCCATCTTGAAGAGGCAGATCAGAGACATGCCGTGGCCCTGCTGGGGACTCGCGCTGATCGACGGCGGCGGTCCGCCGTGCCGATCGTGCCAGCGATACGGACGGTGCTCAGAGAGCGGCTTGACCTTGACGCTGGGTCAACCCTCCATGCTTCCGGCAGGAGCTTCCTCGCAGTCGCCTGGAACGACTCCATGAAGGAGGCAGATGACCATGACGGCCCAATCAAGCGCCAGCCCGGTGATTCGCGTGCAGGGTCTGGAGAAGTCGTATGGGAAGCTCGAAGTGCTGCGTGGCGTGGACTTCGAGGTGGCGGGGGGCAGCATCTTCGCCCTGCTCGGCTCCAACGGGGCGGGCAAGACCACGACCGTGAGGATCCTCGCCACGCTCCTGAAACCCGACGCGGGGACAGCCAGCGTCCATGGCTTCGACGTCGACAAGCAACCGGCGAATGTGCGGGAGTCCATCAGTCTCACCGGGCAGTTCGCGGCCGTCGACGAGATCCTCAGCGGTCGGGAGAACCTCGTACTCGTCGCCAGACTGCGCCACCTCAAGGACCCGGGCGCGATCGCAGATGACCTGCTGAGGCGTTTCTCGCTGACCGACGCCGGCCCGCGGAAGGTGTCCACGTATTCGGGTGGGATGCGCCGCCGGCTGGACATCGCGATGAGCCTCATCGGAAATCCGTCCGTGATCTTCCTGGACGAGCCGACGGCCGGACTCGACCCCGAGGCGCGTATCGAAGTGTGGCATGCCGTCAAGGAGCTCGCCGAGTACGGCACGACGGTGCTGCTCACCACGCAGTATCTGGACGAGGCAGAGCAGCTCGCCGACCGGATTGCGATCCTGCACCAGGGTCGGATCATCGTGAACGGCACCCTTGCCGAGCTCAAGCAGCTCTTCCCGCCCGCCAAGGTCGAGTACGTCGAGAAGCAGCCGACTCTGGAGGAGATCTTCCTCGCCGTCATCGGCGGCGGCCACGAGAGCGGCGTCACTGGCGCGACAACGGGGGGACAGCGATGACCGCGTACTTCTTCAGCGACACTGCCGCGCTCACGGGGCGGACCCTGCGCCACGTCACACGCAGCATGGACACCATCATCACGACCGCCATCACGCCGGTCGCCATGATGCTGATGTTCGTCTACGTGTTCGGTGGCGCCATTGATACCGGGTCGGTTCCGTACGTGAACTACATGCTGCCCGGCATCCTGCTCATGACCATCGCCTCAGGCATCTCCTACACCGCCTACCGGCTGTTCACCGACGTGAAGAGCGGGATCTTCGAGCGATTCCAGTCCATGCCGATCGCACGCTCGGGCGTGCTGTGGGCGCATGTCCTCACCTCTCTGGTCGCCAACCTGATCGCGCTCGTGCTCGTCGTGAGCGTCGCGCTGCTGATGGGCTTCCGCTCGGGGGCAGGAGTTTCGGCGTGGCTCGCGGTCGCCGGCATCCTGCTCTTGTTCACCCTGGCGCTGACCTGGCTCGCCGTGATCCCCGGGCTCTCCGCGTCGTCGGTCGAGGGCGCTGGCGCTTTCGCCTACCCGCTCATCTTCCTGCCGTTCGTCAGCTCGGCGTTCGTGCCCACAAACACGATGCCCGGCCCGGTGCGCTGGTTCGCCGAGAATCAGCCCGTCACGTCGATCGTCAACACGATCCGTGCTCTGTTCACAGGGCAGCCGGTCGGCGACGACATCTGGACCGCCCTCGCCTGGTGCGTCGGCATCCTCGTCGTGGCGTACATCTTCGCGATGGCCGCCTATCGCCGGAAGATCGCTTGAGGCAGTCTGAGACCCATGCTCACCATTAGCCAACTTGCGGCCTACGCAGGGGTGACGGTGCGGGCGGTACGCCACTATCACAAGGTCGGGCTGCTGCCCGAGCCCGAGCGCGACCGGTCCGGATACCGAATCTACGACGCCGCCGCGGTCGTGCGACTGATCCGGATCCGCACCCTGGCCGATGCAGGCGTGCCGCTGGCCCGGGTGCAAGAACTCCTCGACGCCGGCCCAGAGGAGTTCGCCAGCGGCACCCAGGAGATCGACAAGGATCTGCGCGCCGAGATCCGGCGGCTGCGGGACACCCGCAGCCGGCTCGCCCGGCTGGCCGCCGGAGAGCACCTGGCGCTCCCGCAGAGCGTCGTGGGCTACCTCGACCGGCTGCGCGGTCTCGGCGTCGGGGAGCGGTACATCGAACTGGAACGGGATGCCTGGATCATGATCGCCGCGCAGGTGCCACACCTGATCGACTCCGTGATTGCCAAGAAACACCAGGAGCTGGACGACCCCGACATGGTCAGGCTCTACAGCTTCTTCACCGGGGAGCCCGACTGGCAGGCCGGCGATCCACGGATCATCGAGGTCGCCGACATCCTGGAGCGCCTGATGATTCGCGCAGTAGAAGCCGGCGAGACGGGTGCCGACGGCTTCGACGATCAGTTCGTCGCCCTGATGGACTCCACCATGCTTGAGTCCGCCCCGGGCGCCGAACTGGTGCTAGCGATTCTGAAGGAGCGCGGCTGGAGCGGCTGGACCCGCATCGAACGAGTACCTGCCGACAGACTCAACACGCACACCTGATGCCACCCAGCTGTGCTCATGCCCGCTCGGGTCGGCAGCCTGCCGCGCACATCCAGCAGTACGGTTTGACAAATTTGATTCCACAGAATACGGGTGTGGCACGCGCTGTGGCTGACCCGCATCGATGCGAAGATCACCGCCGTGCGACAGCGGCAGGCAGAAACCGAGCACGGCCGGCGCCACCGCCCCGAGCCGCCACAGTGGACAGTCGAGCTCGGCATCGGCACCGGGCGCCCGCCCGTGCAGATCCACGCTGGTGACTGCCACATGGCGGGCAAACGGCGCCGCCCGGTCGGCCGGGACGAAGCTCGGCGTCTCCTCGCCGGTGGCCTGCGGTCCTGCACCCACTGCCGTCCCGACACCCAGCTCGACATCATCGACTTACCCCGCGGCACCACCACCCCGGCCCTCAGTCCACTGCCGCAAGGACACCAGCACGATGAGCACTCCCCCGCTCCCACCGCCGGTCACAGACCCTGACCCGTCGACGTTCGTCTGCCTGGGCAGCCAGGTCGGCCCCTGCGCCGTCTGCCAGCGCAGGACACACAAGTACGGCCACGGCGGCAGCCCCCTCTGCCAGTGGTGCATGGCACCAGTCCTCAAAGGCTGGGGGCCGACCACCCGATTCACCAGCACTCGCACCTGACGGTCCGCATGCCGGGCGCCGCATGCCGGGCCGTTCCGGAGTACACCGCCACGGCCGTCCGGTGGAAGAGATCTCCGGTGACGTGGCATCTGCCCCAGCCCATGCTGACCGCCCCGGCCTGCCGCCGGGCTGGGCCGCGGAGCCGAGGTGGGACGGCTACCGCGCACGACTCGCCCGCTACGGCGACGGCCGCGAGGACCAGCGGCCTCGGCGGTCCCGAACGCACCGGTCGGGACGCCTCGCGGCGGCAGCCGCTCTAGGCTGGAGGAGGCCGCCGGAGACCATCCCCGGCGGACACCGCCGTCCGGACGGAGGTGTGACGCGTGACGACCGCCGACGATCAGGACGCCCCGACCGCCGTCGTCGTGGTCGACCCGGACGGCCGGGTCAGCGGCTGGAGCGAGGGAGGGTGTCAGCTGCTCGGCTGGACGGCGGAGGACACCGTCGGACGGCCGGTGACCGACCTGCTGGCCGGGCCTGTGCCGCCCGGATTCCCCGGGAGCCACGACGCGGACGACCTCTCCGGGGCCGTCGCCCTGCGTCACCGGGACGGTCACACGGTGGACTCCGTGATCACGGCACAGCCGTTGCGCGGCCTCCAGGGGCGCGCGCAGGGCCAGGTGGTCACCGTCCAGCGCTGGGATCGCCGGCCCGTCATCGCGGACCGGGCCTTCGAGCAGTGCCCCTTCGCGCTGGGCGTCTACGACCCCGAGCTGCGGTTCCTGTGGATCAACGCCTCCTCGGGGCGGGTGATCGCACACTCCGAGGAGCAGGTGCTCGGCAGGAAGTACCGCGAGGTGCTGCCCGAGTTCGACCGCTCGCTGTTTCCCGAACGGGACGACAAGCCCTACACAGACAAGCTCGCCGAGGTGGCGAGGACGGGCGAACCCGCGCGCCTGATCACCGTCTTCCGCCCCCTCGGCAGCAACTACGCCAATGCCTGGGCGACCAGCATCTGGCCCGTCCGGGATGCCGAGGGCAACGTGCGCGCGGTCGCCAACTGGGGCTTTGACATGAGCGCCGAGTACTGGGCCCGGCAGCGCCTGCTCATCCTCAACGAGGCCACCACCGGCATCGGGCGCACCCTCGACGTCATAGGCACCGCCCAGGAGCTGGCCACGACCTCCGTACCGGGGTTCACCGACCTGGTCACCGTGGATCTCTTCGACGAGGTGCTGCGCGGGGAGGAACCACCCTCCCCACCGACGATCAGCCGCGACGAACCCCTCACGCTCAGCCGTGCCGCCCGGCACGGCTCCGCGGACGACGCCGATCGATCGGCCGGGCCAGCGGTGCCGGTCACGCATGCGGCTCATTCCGTGGCCGC
This Streptomyces sp. NBC_00377 DNA region includes the following protein-coding sequences:
- a CDS encoding MerR family transcriptional regulator, whose translation is MLTISQLAAYAGVTVRAVRHYHKVGLLPEPERDRSGYRIYDAAAVVRLIRIRTLADAGVPLARVQELLDAGPEEFASGTQEIDKDLRAEIRRLRDTRSRLARLAAGEHLALPQSVVGYLDRLRGLGVGERYIELERDAWIMIAAQVPHLIDSVIAKKHQELDDPDMVRLYSFFTGEPDWQAGDPRIIEVADILERLMIRAVEAGETGADGFDDQFVALMDSTMLESAPGAELVLAILKERGWSGWTRIERVPADRLNTHT
- a CDS encoding DUF6233 domain-containing protein, producing the protein MRQRQAETEHGRRHRPEPPQWTVELGIGTGRPPVQIHAGDCHMAGKRRRPVGRDEARRLLAGGLRSCTHCRPDTQLDIIDLPRGTTTPALSPLPQGHQHDEHSPAPTAGHRP
- a CDS encoding ABC transporter permease produces the protein MTAYFFSDTAALTGRTLRHVTRSMDTIITTAITPVAMMLMFVYVFGGAIDTGSVPYVNYMLPGILLMTIASGISYTAYRLFTDVKSGIFERFQSMPIARSGVLWAHVLTSLVANLIALVLVVSVALLMGFRSGAGVSAWLAVAGILLLFTLALTWLAVIPGLSASSVEGAGAFAYPLIFLPFVSSAFVPTNTMPGPVRWFAENQPVTSIVNTIRALFTGQPVGDDIWTALAWCVGILVVAYIFAMAAYRRKIA